The genome window TAAATCTGTTGAGTTCATTCAACCGATTGACGAAAACTGATACGTAAAGTCTTGATCAAAATAACAACTTACCAATTCCCAGCCCAAAAGCTCGCTCCGTCAAACCCGCTCTGCGCCAGCAGCTTTGCAGCCTGCGCGCTTCTTTTTCCGGTTTGGCAGTAGAAAACAATGGTTTTGTTTGGTGGTAATGTGGGGAGAATGTCTGGGATTTCGGATAAGGGAATATTAATGCCGCCGAAGTTATCGGCTTCGAATTCGTTGTATTCTCGGACGTCGACAAGGTGGATCTGGCCGGGATAGGAGGCTTCAATGCGTTCGAATTCTGCAAAGGTCAGTTCTTTGAGGTCAGATTTTGGGTCTGCTTTTGCTGTGCCTGTCTTTGCTGAGTGTGTTTGGGTTGATTTGGAGGCGGATGCTGTGATGTTGGTGGATCTTGTGAAAGTAAAAATGTTGGTGTTGTTGGTTAATGTATTGATGATAAGCAGTTTACCGGATAGCGGTTCTCCAATTTTACAAATAATTTTAATGGCTTCGTTAGCCATGTAACTTCCGATAATTCCGGGCAAAATGCCGATAACGCCGGCTTCGGCACAGTTGTCACCTTCTTCGGCGTCGGGGAAAAGGCAGCGATATGTGGGGCCGCCTTTGTAATTGAAGACAGACACTTGTCCCTCGAAACGCAGGATGGAACCGAAAACGAAGGGTTTATCTAATGCCACGCAGATATCGTTGACCAGATAGCGGGTTGGAAAATTGTCGGAGCCGTCGATGATGAGGTCGTAATTGGCAATGAGCTGGGCTGCGTTATCTTCCTGTAAGCGAGCGGCATAAGGCGTGAGCTGCACATAGGGATTCAATGCTTTGAGCTTTTGGACGGCGGTAGTGACTTTGCTTTTGCCTACATCTGCGGCAGAATACAAAATCTGGCGATGCAAGTTGCTCAAATCCACCACGTCATCATCCACAATGCCAATGTTACCGACACCAGCCGCCACCAGATATTGCAGCACCGGGCAACCCAAACCACCCGCGCCAACAACAAGCACTCTGGCCTGTTTCAGCTTTTCCTGCCCAGCCAGGCCGATTTCCGGCATAATGATCTGCCGACTATAACGCTTCCTTTCTTCTTTTTCAAACATTGTATTTAAATTTCTATGGCTTAAAAACCGCGTCCCAA of Dyadobacter chenhuakuii contains these proteins:
- the moeB gene encoding HesA/MoeB/ThiF family protein; amino-acid sequence: MFEKEERKRYSRQIIMPEIGLAGQEKLKQARVLVVGAGGLGCPVLQYLVAAGVGNIGIVDDDVVDLSNLHRQILYSAADVGKSKVTTAVQKLKALNPYVQLTPYAARLQEDNAAQLIANYDLIIDGSDNFPTRYLVNDICVALDKPFVFGSILRFEGQVSVFNYKGGPTYRCLFPDAEEGDNCAEAGVIGILPGIIGSYMANEAIKIICKIGEPLSGKLLIINTLTNNTNIFTFTRSTNITASASKSTQTHSAKTGTAKADPKSDLKELTFAEFERIEASYPGQIHLVDVREYNEFEADNFGGINIPLSEIPDILPTLPPNKTIVFYCQTGKRSAQAAKLLAQSGFDGASFWAGNW